One window of the Mycoplasmopsis anatis genome contains the following:
- a CDS encoding PolC-type DNA polymerase III, with protein MNFYRDNHLASFFKMLNLDDMKSFKDSFIVDDEIIFNENNSGIPVYKFTIGSYSMPSVEDFFTLLLKVSEIKNQIFKIKFHITSKFFEPSEIKKYIIRIHEIYGGLNNLHAYLTKIGEIKSNINNESYIIEVKETINKDQTTKIYEAEIEKVNNFLHKIGLKWFKLILHVNEVIDVDEYNRKMNEKKKEELELFMKKIEETEKKDNLITFNAPKVKFNRPTKNYVKMKINEINSDQSLYNKTDVNTVGEIFNTDYLVSKNGFHIYTFVVTDYNDAIEVKKISKAVIENTPKIGDTIEIFGTIENDFRNRRFIMLDNFVKTSKLFEDKKDIYERKRVELNTRSKMNTMDGILEAKEILDIASKYGHKAVALVDNTSVQNFPKFFYESKKSGVKPIYGVTFNVIHKNNMAVIGNVLDAQLRDVEYVSFDIETTHLSPHIGDIIEFGASIVKDGKIVEKIQFFLKTEQKLSDFTKELTKITDDMLQKQGVEQITGLLRIREILHNKVAVAHNVQFDYNFIFEKLRQNNIELPNTTFIDSLVISRLLFPNKYKHKLENYCSYLGVEYSRDIAHRADYDAEVLANAWRGSFQKLQDLQITSFKELYEYKDNSLYEKTRAANITILALNQQGLKELFELVTFALTDNFYKEPKLFYEDLPRSKNLLIGSSGIQGDLIDSLLYSSKDKIDYYIDLFDYIEIPAPQNLKHKVGYGEFTEEEIQRLLKYLVLRSKQKQKMVVAIGDVRYESKKDLSVYSILVNSKGIGGVSHYLYNYDRDVKLQLPYNDFLTTDEMIQEFKFLNDIKLIEEIVIDNPNKIADLVEEIEVIKKDLYTPKFDDSTIKLPELVYKTAHEIYGEKLPEIVEKRIKKEIEPILKYGFDVVYWISHILVKKSLDNGYLVGSRGSVGSSLVATLSGITEINPLEPHYICENCKHFEIANVPGITSGFDLEAKNCPNCSISMKRDGQSIPFETFLGFNADKVPDIDLNFSGDYQPVIHDEVKRLFGDGHTFRAGTISTIAEKTAYGYIKAVNEEQKLNYSPLFIEFLSKKLEGVKKTTGQHPGGIIIIPKEFSVEDFTPVNYPANDMSSTWKTTHFEYRAIHDNVLKLDILGHVDPMAIKMLERLTGLNVKKDIPVKDENVIGIFSNTKSLGIKPEDIGGEPTGALGIPEFGTGFVRQMLSKANPSSFADLVSLSGLSHGTNVWLNNAHDLIVNEGLTLKDVICCRDDIMIYLMSKGIEPSLSFKVMEQVRKGKSITAEQEKELLSKNVETWYIESMKKIEYMFPKAHATAYVLMAWRIAWFKVYYPLEFYATFFTTRCEAFDLVTMMNDYGANKINNKITEINSKDKKDRSTKEQNLIPTLELAREMYSRGYKISNINIYKSLEIEWVVDKENKALIPPFSVIDGLGYNVAHTIINARNERPFLSVEDFKRRTSVNQTQFKDMQELGIFDELDETDQMRLF; from the coding sequence ATGAACTTTTATAGAGATAATCATTTAGCAAGTTTCTTTAAGATGTTAAATTTGGATGATATGAAGAGTTTTAAGGATTCATTTATTGTAGATGATGAAATTATTTTTAATGAAAATAATTCAGGAATTCCTGTATATAAATTTACCATAGGTTCTTATTCAATGCCCTCTGTTGAGGACTTTTTCACATTATTACTAAAAGTATCAGAAATTAAAAACCAAATTTTCAAAATTAAATTTCATATTACCAGCAAATTTTTTGAACCAAGCGAAATAAAGAAATACATTATACGCATTCATGAAATTTATGGAGGATTAAACAATCTACACGCTTACCTAACAAAAATTGGTGAAATTAAATCTAATATAAATAATGAAAGTTATATTATAGAAGTAAAAGAGACAATAAACAAAGATCAAACCACTAAAATTTATGAAGCAGAGATTGAAAAAGTAAATAATTTTTTACATAAAATTGGATTAAAATGGTTTAAATTAATCCTACATGTGAATGAAGTTATTGATGTTGATGAATATAATAGAAAAATGAATGAAAAGAAAAAAGAAGAACTAGAACTTTTCATGAAGAAAATTGAAGAAACTGAAAAAAAGGATAACTTAATTACTTTTAATGCACCTAAAGTAAAATTTAATAGACCCACAAAAAACTATGTAAAAATGAAAATTAATGAAATTAATTCTGATCAGTCTCTTTACAATAAAACTGATGTTAATACAGTAGGAGAAATTTTTAATACAGATTATTTAGTTTCAAAAAATGGATTTCATATTTACACTTTTGTTGTAACTGATTATAACGATGCTATAGAAGTTAAAAAAATATCTAAAGCTGTCATTGAAAATACCCCTAAAATAGGAGATACTATTGAAATTTTCGGAACAATAGAGAACGACTTTAGAAATAGACGTTTCATAATGTTGGATAATTTTGTGAAAACATCTAAGCTCTTTGAGGATAAAAAAGATATTTATGAAAGAAAAAGAGTTGAATTAAACACAAGAAGTAAAATGAATACAATGGATGGTATTTTGGAAGCTAAGGAAATTTTAGATATCGCTTCAAAATATGGGCACAAGGCTGTAGCTTTGGTTGACAACACCAGTGTTCAAAACTTTCCTAAATTCTTTTATGAATCAAAAAAATCTGGAGTAAAGCCAATTTACGGTGTAACTTTTAATGTCATTCATAAAAACAATATGGCAGTTATAGGAAATGTTCTGGATGCACAATTGAGGGATGTTGAATATGTTTCATTTGATATTGAAACCACACATTTAAGTCCTCATATCGGAGATATAATTGAGTTTGGTGCTTCAATAGTAAAAGATGGTAAAATAGTTGAAAAAATTCAATTTTTCCTAAAAACTGAACAAAAACTATCAGATTTTACTAAAGAACTTACGAAAATTACCGATGATATGCTTCAAAAACAAGGTGTTGAACAAATCACAGGATTATTAAGAATTAGAGAAATTTTACACAATAAAGTAGCAGTAGCTCACAATGTACAGTTTGACTATAACTTTATTTTTGAAAAACTAAGACAAAATAATATCGAATTACCAAATACTACTTTTATTGACTCATTAGTTATTTCTAGATTACTTTTTCCGAATAAATACAAACATAAACTTGAAAACTATTGTTCATATTTAGGAGTTGAGTACTCTAGAGATATAGCTCACCGTGCGGACTATGATGCAGAGGTTTTAGCAAACGCATGAAGAGGGTCATTTCAAAAATTACAAGACTTACAAATAACAAGTTTTAAAGAATTATATGAATATAAGGATAATTCTTTATATGAAAAGACAAGAGCAGCAAATATTACTATTTTAGCCCTTAATCAGCAAGGATTAAAAGAGTTATTTGAATTAGTGACTTTTGCACTAACTGATAATTTTTATAAAGAACCTAAACTTTTTTATGAAGATTTACCTAGAAGCAAAAATTTATTAATTGGTTCATCCGGAATACAAGGAGATTTAATCGATTCATTACTTTATTCTTCAAAGGATAAAATTGATTATTACATCGACCTATTTGATTATATTGAAATACCAGCACCACAAAATTTAAAACATAAAGTTGGTTATGGTGAATTTACCGAAGAAGAAATTCAAAGACTACTAAAATATTTAGTTTTAAGGTCAAAACAAAAACAAAAAATGGTAGTTGCAATTGGTGATGTTAGATATGAATCTAAAAAAGACTTGTCGGTTTATTCTATTTTAGTTAATTCTAAAGGTATAGGTGGAGTTTCTCATTATCTATACAATTACGATAGAGATGTTAAATTACAACTTCCTTATAATGATTTTTTAACAACTGATGAAATGATTCAAGAATTTAAATTTCTAAATGATATTAAACTAATTGAAGAGATAGTGATTGATAATCCAAATAAAATTGCTGATTTAGTTGAAGAAATTGAAGTTATTAAAAAAGATTTATATACACCAAAATTTGATGATTCAACAATCAAATTACCTGAATTAGTATACAAAACTGCTCATGAGATATATGGTGAGAAATTGCCTGAAATAGTTGAAAAAAGAATAAAGAAAGAAATTGAACCTATTCTTAAATATGGTTTTGACGTTGTTTATTGAATTTCTCATATTTTAGTTAAAAAATCTTTGGATAATGGTTATTTAGTTGGTTCGCGTGGATCTGTTGGTTCTTCACTAGTTGCTACTTTGAGTGGAATAACAGAAATTAACCCTCTAGAACCGCATTATATTTGTGAAAATTGCAAGCATTTTGAAATTGCTAATGTTCCTGGTATTACTTCAGGGTTTGATCTAGAAGCTAAAAATTGTCCAAATTGCAGTATCTCTATGAAAAGAGATGGGCAGTCAATTCCTTTCGAAACTTTCTTAGGTTTTAATGCTGACAAAGTTCCTGACATCGACTTAAACTTCTCTGGCGATTATCAACCTGTTATTCATGATGAAGTTAAGAGACTTTTTGGAGATGGACATACATTTAGAGCAGGTACTATATCAACAATAGCTGAAAAAACCGCTTATGGTTATATTAAAGCAGTTAATGAAGAACAAAAATTAAACTATTCTCCTTTATTTATTGAATTTCTTTCTAAGAAACTTGAAGGTGTTAAAAAAACTACAGGTCAACATCCAGGTGGGATTATCATTATTCCTAAAGAATTTAGCGTAGAAGATTTTACCCCTGTAAACTACCCAGCTAATGATATGAGTAGTACTTGAAAAACGACACACTTTGAATATCGTGCTATACATGATAATGTGTTAAAATTAGATATTCTAGGTCATGTTGATCCGATGGCTATTAAAATGTTGGAGAGATTAACTGGTTTAAATGTTAAAAAAGATATACCGGTAAAGGATGAAAATGTTATAGGTATTTTCTCAAATACCAAATCATTAGGAATTAAACCAGAAGATATTGGTGGTGAACCTACTGGTGCTTTAGGAATACCAGAATTTGGTACAGGTTTTGTTAGACAGATGTTAAGTAAAGCAAACCCAAGCAGCTTTGCTGATTTAGTATCTCTATCAGGTCTTAGTCATGGTACAAACGTATGATTAAATAATGCACATGATTTAATAGTTAATGAAGGGCTAACTCTTAAAGACGTCATTTGTTGTAGAGATGACATTATGATTTATTTAATGTCTAAAGGAATTGAACCATCTTTATCTTTCAAAGTTATGGAACAAGTTCGTAAAGGTAAAAGCATAACTGCTGAGCAAGAAAAAGAATTGTTAAGCAAAAATGTTGAAACTTGATATATAGAAAGTATGAAAAAAATTGAATATATGTTCCCTAAGGCTCATGCAACTGCATATGTTTTAATGGCTTGAAGAATTGCGTGGTTTAAGGTTTATTATCCATTGGAATTTTATGCAACATTCTTTACAACACGTTGTGAAGCTTTTGATTTAGTCACGATGATGAATGACTATGGAGCAAATAAAATTAACAATAAAATTACCGAAATAAATTCAAAAGATAAAAAAGATAGAAGTACAAAAGAACAAAATTTAATTCCTACACTTGAATTAGCCAGAGAGATGTATAGTAGAGGTTATAAAATAAGTAATATAAATATTTATAAGTCTCTTGAAATTGAATGAGTAGTTGATAAGGAAAACAAAGCATTAATTCCACCATTTAGTGTAATTGACGGACTTGGATATAACGTTGCTCATACGATAATAAATGCTAGAAATGAAAGACCATTTCTTTCAGTTGAAGATTTTAAAAGACGTACTTCTGTTAATCAAACTCAATTCAAAGATATGCAGGAATTAGGAATTTTTGATGAGTTGGATGAAACTGACCAAATGAGATTGTTTTAA
- a CDS encoding anhydro-N-acetylmuramic acid kinase, with amino-acid sequence MKNKIQAIGLMCGTSVDALDIAHVEISDGKKIKMNLLNFKMVPIPSQLKNKIMKSFEQNITSRFLCSLNFEIANFYANEVNKFIKENKLNKEEIKFISSHGQTIYHLIDPNDTEVKSTLQLGDISVIAKKTKITTIGDFRPADIAVGGQGAPLVPKLDQILYKDKNKIRLFQNIGGMSNVSVIGDHPLAFDNGPGNVLIDKCMKYFYNQDYDKDAKIALSGKVNKELLEFLKNDPYYEQKPPKSTGREKYSDIYFKQIIDKFNYVSPKDIITTITFFTAYIIADSYNKFIIKDDKKYEVYVCGGGANNPFIVKTLQKLLKPIKVYDFGKLGITSDSKEAAQFALLGYLTYTKQSGNLTSSTGAFEEVILGKISY; translated from the coding sequence TTGAAAAATAAAATTCAAGCTATCGGTTTAATGTGTGGCACAAGTGTTGATGCACTCGATATTGCTCATGTTGAAATTAGCGATGGTAAAAAAATAAAAATGAATTTATTAAACTTCAAAATGGTTCCTATTCCATCACAGTTAAAAAATAAAATAATGAAGTCATTTGAACAAAATATCACCAGCAGATTTTTATGTTCATTAAATTTTGAAATAGCAAATTTTTACGCAAACGAAGTTAATAAATTCATTAAAGAGAACAAATTAAATAAGGAAGAAATTAAATTTATCTCAAGTCATGGACAAACAATTTATCATTTAATAGACCCAAATGACACAGAAGTGAAATCAACCTTACAATTGGGTGATATTAGTGTAATCGCTAAAAAAACTAAAATTACTACTATTGGAGATTTTCGTCCTGCAGATATTGCAGTTGGAGGTCAAGGAGCTCCTTTAGTTCCTAAACTTGATCAAATCTTGTATAAAGATAAAAATAAAATTAGATTATTTCAAAATATTGGCGGAATGAGTAATGTATCAGTTATTGGCGATCATCCGCTTGCATTTGATAACGGTCCAGGAAATGTTCTAATTGATAAATGTATGAAATACTTTTATAATCAAGACTATGACAAGGATGCTAAAATAGCTCTTAGTGGTAAGGTGAATAAAGAGCTTCTTGAATTCTTAAAAAATGATCCTTACTATGAGCAAAAACCACCCAAATCCACTGGAAGAGAAAAATATAGTGACATATACTTCAAACAAATTATAGATAAATTCAATTATGTTTCTCCTAAAGATATTATCACTACAATTACTTTTTTTACAGCATATATAATTGCTGATTCATATAATAAATTTATTATTAAAGATGATAAAAAATATGAAGTTTATGTATGTGGCGGTGGAGCGAATAATCCATTTATAGTTAAAACTTTACAAAAATTATTGAAACCAATAAAAGTATACGATTTTGGAAAACTAGGTATTACTAGTGATTCAAAAGAGGCTGCTCAGTTTGCTTTATTAGGTTACCTTACATATACAAAACAAAGTGGTAATCTAACTAGCTCAACAGGAGCATTCGAAGAGGTTATTTTAGGAAAAATATCTTATTAA
- a CDS encoding DUF871 domain-containing protein gives MLGISIYPEKQDKNDIFKYLELAHKYGFKRVFSCLLSATTDKEETIKIFSEINEYAHKLGFIIILDVNPRVFEQFGASYDDLTFFSKLNADGIRLDMGFDGKKEADMTYNPQNLMIEINISNDNKYFDNILSYNPNKEMLIASHNFYPQAYTGLSLEFFNKITQKFKENNIKTAAFITSHSAKVGPWVLSHGLVSLELLRNMRIDSQYKFYRATGLIDDTIIGNSFASEEELKLLAKVHQNPIISFRLERDSLINNSEIENTILFNNPHFRRGDTNSYSVRSTQSRVKYKSEDFPAHNTPEVLTKGDVVICNNNYGQYKGELQIILQEQKNIDSGKSVVGKIVDEELILLDYLKPLERFTFEK, from the coding sequence ATGCTTGGAATTTCAATTTATCCTGAAAAACAAGATAAAAATGATATATTCAAATACCTTGAATTAGCTCATAAATATGGATTTAAAAGAGTTTTTTCATGTCTTCTTTCTGCTACAACAGATAAAGAGGAAACCATAAAAATCTTTAGTGAAATTAATGAATATGCACACAAACTTGGCTTTATCATAATCCTGGATGTAAATCCAAGAGTTTTTGAACAATTTGGTGCATCTTATGATGATCTAACATTCTTTAGCAAACTTAACGCTGATGGAATTCGTTTAGATATGGGCTTTGACGGTAAAAAAGAAGCGGACATGACATATAATCCGCAAAATTTAATGATAGAAATTAATATTTCAAATGATAACAAATACTTTGATAATATCCTTTCATACAATCCTAACAAAGAGATGCTGATTGCATCACATAATTTCTATCCTCAAGCGTACACAGGTCTTTCATTAGAATTCTTTAACAAAATTACCCAAAAATTCAAGGAAAATAATATTAAAACTGCAGCATTTATTACTTCTCATTCAGCAAAAGTTGGTCCATGAGTGTTATCACATGGACTAGTATCACTTGAGTTACTTAGAAACATGAGAATTGATTCGCAATATAAGTTTTATAGAGCTACAGGTTTAATTGATGACACAATTATTGGTAATTCTTTTGCCAGTGAAGAAGAATTAAAACTTCTTGCAAAAGTTCACCAAAATCCAATCATTAGTTTTAGACTTGAAAGAGACTCGTTAATAAATAATTCAGAAATAGAAAATACTATTTTATTTAATAATCCACATTTTAGACGCGGAGACACAAATTCATATAGTGTTAGATCAACCCAATCAAGAGTTAAATATAAATCTGAAGATTTTCCTGCCCATAATACACCAGAGGTACTCACAAAAGGTGATGTTGTAATTTGCAATAACAACTACGGTCAATATAAAGGTGAATTACAAATTATTTTACAGGAACAAAAAAATATCGACAGCGGTAAAAGTGTTGTAGGTAAAATAGTAGATGAAGAGTTGATCTTATTAGATTATTTAAAACCTCTTGAAAGGTTTACATTTGAAAAATAA